TTCTTGCAGAACATGCTCATGAAGTGTTGAGGTTGCACGAGCAATAACTCTCCCTACCCCAAGCCTTCTAAGCATCGTCACCGCGAGAATACTCATCTCAATATGATCTCCAATGGCCACCACAGCAACGTCAACATCGGAAATATTCACAGAGCGAAGAGATCTCTCATCTGTCACATCGAGAGAAACTGCGTGAGTCACACGATCTTTAATTTTGTCTACTAGTTCATCATTCTTATCAATTGCAATAACTTCAGCTCCCTTTTCAAAGAGTCTCACAGCAGTTTTTGCTCCAAATGTTCCTAGTCCAATGACAGCAACGATCATAATTTTTCCTTATTAATTTTTTTATATAAAAACATATCTAACCAATCATTATTCTACCATCAGGGTAGTCTATTTTACCTTTATCTCTATTTCTCTGACCAATTGCTAAAATCAGCGTTAAAGGCCCTATTCGTCCAATAAGCATTAAAAGTGAAACTGCAATTTTTCCCATCATTGATAGATAAGGAGTAATCCCAAGGGTTAGTCCTACAGTTCCAGACGCACTAATCACTTCAAAGAATATGGGCAGAAAAGATTGTTCAGGCTCTAGCTTCATAAGTATTAGAATAAAAGAACTTGTAATTAAAATAGAGATAAACATTAAGGCCGTTGCACGTACAACCATTGGAGAAGGTATTCTTCTATCTAGAACAGTAACTTTCTTATCACCCTTAAGCGTAGATTTAATCGAATAAAAAAGAATTGCAAGAGTTGTCGTCTTAACACCACCAGCAGTTGAGCCCGGACTCCCACCGATAAACATAAAGAGAGTCATCATATAGATAGTGTACTTATGCAAATTCGTAAGAGGTATCGTATTAAATCCTGCAGTTCTAAGTGTTACTGATTGGAAGAAAGATATTTGCATCTTCTCCCAGAGCGTATACGAATCAAGAGCATTTAAAAATTCTCCGAAGAAGATAAAGAGTGTCCCTACAACCGTTAAAACTATTGTTGTCACGATAACAATTTTAGAGTGAAGCCCTAGTCTAACGAGCTTCTTCCCTTTAGTTATAACTTCACTTAATTCTTTTAAAACAATAAATCCTAAACCACCGAGAATAATTAGAATTGCGATTGTTCCATTTACTAATGGAGAGCCTGCATAGCTCTCCAAGGAGTTATTAAAGAGACTAAAGCCTGCATTACAAAAAGCTGAAATACTATGGAAGAATCCGTAATAGAGAGCTTTTCCAAACTCAAAGCCTTCAAAAGTAAACGCAATAGTAAGAACGATCCCTCCCCATAATTCGATGAGAAAAGTATATTTTATAATATTTACGATCATAGCAAAGAGCTCCTCTAAAGAAGAAACATCTAAGAGATCTTGCATAATAATTCTATCCTTCATTCTCATCGATCTTCCAAGAAGAATTGCCATCGATGAATAAAGGGTCATTATTGATAACCCACCAATTTGAATGAGGGCCAAGAGAACAACTTGTCCAAAGACAGATAAATTATCTTGAACGGATAGAGTACTTAACCCCGTCACGCAAGTTGCCGAGGTCGCCATAAAGAGGCCATCCACAAAAGAGATACTCTTTCCATCAACGGAAGAAACAGGAAGCATCAACAAGAAAGTTCCGAGAAAAATAACCCCTACAAAAGAAAACAAAACCATCTGCGCTGGTCGTAGCCTGAGACCTTGAAATAAGTTTTGCTCATTTCTCACCTTCTCTTCTTTAACTTCGTTTACATCGTCATAGAGAGCGAGAATTGAAGAAAGCAGATGAGCAGAAGCTAGCCAAAAAGCAAACTCTATATCTCCCCACGTAATTAAGAGTGGTATAAAAACAACCATTGAAAATATATATCTCCGTAGGAAGTCTTCGAGACCTTTTGAATTTCTAAAATTATTTAAGACATTTATCAACAAGACGAAAGGAACAATATAGGCAGCATATTGGATAATATTACTGACTAAATTTATATCCCAACTCGCAGGTAATTTCTTTATAGATCTCAACGAGTATAAGAATATAAATAACCCGTTAAAAATGAATTCCAAAAGAAATGGTAATTTTTGTGATATTTTTCCCATAAGACTATGATAATACTAAAAGTGAAATCCTTTTATAAGTTACTTTTTACCCGTTGGATATTATGAAGAAAGTAGAATTTACTATCGACCACATCGATCCCCTTGGTCAAGGAATCAGTAAAACTGAAGATCAAGTATGTTTTATTGAGAAGACTCTCCCTGGTGAATCTGGAAAAATTACTCCTTTAAAGTCTAAGAAGAAAGGTCGGTTAATCTTCTCTAGAGCTGTGGTAGAAGACCTTTCCCAAAAATCAGCCAATAGAATCGAACCTGAATGCCAACACTTTTCGCAGTGCTCTGGCTGCCACTTTCTCCATACGAGCTACGATAATGAATCTCAAATAAAAAAAGAAGTCGCAGGCAGAATGTTTGAACGTTTTCCTCAACTAAAGAGCGAACTAGAGTTCATTAAGGCCCCAGACCGGTTTTACTATAGAAATAGAATACAACTCCACTACGACAAAGATTTAAAGAAATTAGGTCTCATTGATTCACTAAACTCAGAAATTATAGAAATTAATAAGTGTATGGTTGTAAATACCAATGTCTCTAAGGCCTTAGGAGATCTCTATCAAGATAATCACTGGGAAAAGTTGGTTAAATTTGAAGCTGCAAAGGGTCATATTGAGATTTATGAATTAAACTCTAAAATTCAATTCACCATAAATAAACGCTACGCCGAAGGAGGCTTCACTCAAGTTAATGAAGTCATGAATGCTAAAATGCTTTCACATCTTGAAGCGCAAGTGAGAAGCAATATCTCTAAAGACACCTTACTCTTAGACTTATTTGGTGGAGCAGGAAATCTTTCCAAGAACCTCGAAGAGTTTGAAACCTATGTGGTAGACGGATTCCCGCCAACTGTGATGAATTTTAAGCCACACCAAAACTTTCAAGAAATTAATCTCTATCACAGAGATGCAATTGATCTTATTGAAAAGACGGCGGCCAATAGAAAAGTTGCCATCATTTTAGACCCACCAAGATCTGGATTAAAAAACATTGATGAACTTATTTCAAAGCTAAACCCTACTCACATTTTTATGATTAACTGTGAAGCTTCATCTGCAGTAAGAGACCTCAAATCTATCTCTCGAAATTTTACTATTGAGAATTTAACAATCTTTGACCTCTTTCCTGGAACAAGACACTTTGAGACCTTTTCTACATTGCGATTTGGTTGATTTAACCTATTCAAAGAAGTACAATAATTACAATTAGACACAGATGTCTTTCTTTGGAGCAAAAATGAAATTTGCAAATAAAATTTTCATACTAACAGTACTTCTTGCGTTCACTTCATGTGCTACTCGAAATAAACTTTCTAAAACACCAGAAGAAAAAAAAGCTGAGCTATTCTACTCACACGGAACATCTAAATTACTCCAGCAAAACTACAGAGAAGCTCTCAAATATCTAAAACAAGCTTACGAAATTAATCAAAAAGATACGAAAATTTTAAATAATCTTGGAATGAGCTACTACTTTCTAGGTCAAACAGCGACAGCTTTTAAATATCTCAATCAAAGTTTAGAGATAGATAGTAAGAACTCTGATGCTCTTAATAATCTAGGCTCACTTTATTTCAAGAATAAAGAGTACGATAAATCACTTAAAAGCTATGAGAGCGTTTTAAAGAACCTGACTTACCAACACCAGTATAGAACTCACTATAATATTGGTCTTATTCACTTAATAAAAGGGAACAAGGACAAGGCCAAGGAAAACTTCCTATTATCCAATACTCAAAATCAAGATTACTGCCCGGCTAGTTTTGAGCTGGGTAAGCTATATCTTGGGGAGTATAGATACAATTCTGCGCTCAAATGGTTCAAAGAAGCTTCCAAAGGGAAGTGTTATGAAAACCCAGAGCCTATTTATATGCAAGCAATTACCTATCTACAGCTAGAAGAGACTTTTCAGGCAAAAGCTAAATTTCAAGAAGTTATAGAACGTTTTTCCTCTACTAGATATTCAACTCTAGCTCACTTAAAATTGAAGAATATGAAAAGTGAACAAACATTGGAAAAACAAGCGAGTGATAAGATTACTCCTATAAAAGGAAAGAGTTCTAATCAATACGATAGTCCATCTTTCTAAGCAAGGCCTATGAACACAGAACAAAATAGTGAAGAAGTGTCGACTAACGAGAGTGTTGCATCTAACGAGGTGGTAAGTAAAATGACAATTGGTGAATTCCTACGCTCGGCAAGAGAAGAGAGAAATCTCTCACTCAAAGTCATCTCTCAACATACTAAGATTTCTGTCACTATTTTAGAAAATATAGAGAATAATACTTTTGAAAACTTACCAAGCAAGGCCTACGTCATTGGTTTTGTTAAAAGCTACTCTAAGACCATTAACTTAGATGAAGCCGAATGCCTAAAGCTCTTAAATGAAGCCTACGGCGGTAAGCCCCAACCCACGACTCAGTCAGTTCAAGCACCACTTAAAGGAACTCCTCCGACGAATCCTCCAGTTGAAGCGAGTTCATCTAAAGAGATTCCTTCTCAGTACCTAACGATAGCAGGTGTCTTCGTTGCGCTTGTCATTCTCTTTGCAATTGTCATTAATAATACAAATAACAATCCAAGAGAAGAAATCGTAGCTGAAGAGCAAAGTCTTGAAAAAGAAGTTAATCAAACTCCATTAGTCGATGTAAAGCCTCAAGAAGTTTCAGAGAATACTCCACTCACACAGCAACCTGAAGTCGAAGAACCATCTACCGAAGAAGAGGTCGTGGTAGCGGAAGAAACTGAGCCTGAGCCTGAGCCTGAAGTTGAGGTTACAGCTACTGAGCCTGTTAAAACGGAAGAAATTAAAGTAGAGGAAACAAAAAAAGAAATAGTAGAAAAGAAAAAAGAAGAAACTAAAATTACACTTAGATCTCTTCCAATGCCTTTATATGAAATCTCAAGCGATAAAGAGGTTTACACATATCTTCCAGAAAGTATTAAAGCTGCTCTAATTAAAGACAAGCAAAATATTTTCATTAATGCCGTTGATGGCGATACTTGGATTACTTACAAATCAGATAATGACGATATTAAGAAATTTGTTCTAAGCAAGGGAAGAACTCTTCTTATAAGAGGAGATATTGTTCGAATTTTCCTTGGTAATGTAAATGTAGCGAGAATATTTCTAAACAACAAAGCGCTAGAAATAACTTCAAGATCTGGTGTTAAGTCTTTAATTTTTCCACAAGAACAGGCGAAAAATTACAAGCTACCACTCTTTATTTATCCAAAGCCAGGGCAAGTTATCACTTCTTCAGAGTATGAAGAAAGTCTTTCTAACTAGCCCAATCCAATTTCTTATAGAAGTATCCCCCAACGATTGCAGCAAGAATAGTTGGGGTAAAGACAACAACGTAGGCCGGAACGATTCCCTTCCTGGCCAAGCTTACTCCCAAGAAGAATATTGTATAATAACTCAAAAGAACTGCTAGAGCACGCCCAGAAGTATTCTTACTCTTCCCTCTTCCGTGCTTTATGCCTAGAGCGAAACCAACTAAGACAAAAACTATACATTGAATAGGCGTATTAATTCTCGACCATAATTCCAATTTTGTTTTAGACATTGAGACCTCAGTGTCTCTCTTTGAAAGTTTTTGCTCCTTGGCCCTCTTTGTCGCAGCTTCGATTTCTTTTCTAAGCTCTGAGTTAGTTCTCATTCCATCTTTTGTTACAAAATTATTAACAGCTCCACCTGAAGCCAGTGGAAAGTCATACTCTTTAAAAAGTATCTTTTCTAAATTCTTCTCAGAATCTTTAAAGCGTTTAACAATTGTCCCGTTTGTTAAATGAAGCCTCACGCTCGGCACTGACCATTCATCATTTCTCATTTTTATAAGAGCACCTTCTTTGGCCGTTACAACTTGCTCCAATAAATTTCCTTTTCCCTCTTGCTGAATAAAGACGTTATACATCTTCCTACCCTTATCGATAACGGTATCAGCAAAGAGAGTCACTCCCGCGACTTCAGTAAAGAATTGTCCTTCTTTAATGTCCGTAAGAACACCTCTTGAAGTTAGTATTACAATCGTATTTTTAAACTGAGTTTTTGAAGCTGGTATCACCTTATTATTCAAGGAATAAACACAAGCTCCGATAAATAGTGCTGATATAAGAAAAGGAAGAAAGAGCTTGGATTTGGTCAGCCCAAACGAGCGCATTGCAACGATTTCAGAGTCCTCGCTTAGCTTATTTAAGGTATAAATAGTGGCGAAGAGGCACGAAAGAGGCACTGCCATCGGAATAAAAGAGATTGCAATATGACCCATGAGCTCAAATACTAGCGTCCACTCCACTCCCTTACTAATAACAATTTTAATGATGCGAAAAAGCTGAAAAGTCAGCAGAAACGCCACAAAGAAGAAGAGACTCATGGTAAATGGAGCAATGAAGTTTACTGCGAGATAGCGCTGAGTAATTTTAAGCATGAACTATATAACCTTCTTCAATTTTGGCATTCTCATATGATCATGATAGTTTAACTCGCGAAGATATATTTCACAACTAATGACCCTACGGGTCGAACAATATAAAGGAGAATTCCATGAAATACACTCTTAATCTTGGAGCTAAAGAATTTTCAAGCGACAATGTCGTTCTAGTGTCTGCATTTGAAAAGACTATTGAAGCTAAGGGAAAGACTAAAGAATCTAAGGCCATCGTAAATACACATTGGTCAAAAGAAATCAAAGCTGCTTTTGAGAAAATTAAAACTTCTGTAGACTTCACAGGAACTGCAGGAAGTACTTACACTCTTCACTTGGAAAACGGAACGACAGTTCTAGTTTACGGACTTGGAGAAAAGAAAGCTGTAACTTTTGAAACTCTTAGAAACCACTCTGCAAAAATCTACAAAGCTATTGCTGCAAAATACAAAGAAGTTGCGATTCAATTTGATGGTTTTACAATTAAGAGTAAAGCTGATGAGTCACTAAATGCAATGGTTGAAGGTATTTCACTAGCTGACTATAAATTTGATCGTCACTTTGTAACTAAGACACCTGCAAAGTTAACAGAAATTACTTTTGATTCTGCTGCAAAGAAAACAGGTCTTAAGAAATTACAAAAAACTTTAGATGATACACTTGTTGTAACCGAGTCTATTAACGTTGGTAGAAATTTTGTTAACGAAGCACCAAATATTCTAAGAAGTACAACTTATGCAAAAGAAGTACTTGAAGATATTAAAGGAACCAAAGGCGTTAAGTCTAAAGTTCTTGGTAGAGCTGAACTTAAGAAAGAGAAGATGGGATTATTTCTATCAGTTAACGATGGTTCAGCATACGAGCCACAACTTGTTCACTTAACATATACTCCATCTAAAATGACGAAGAAAACAAAGCACATCGCTCTTGTTGGAAAGGGACTAGTATTTGATACAGGTGGATATTCTTTAAAGCCATCTGGATCAATGGTTAATATGAAATTTGATATGGCAGGGTCTGCAACTGTTTACTCTGCTTTTAGAGCAGTAGCAAAGCTTGGTCTTGACGTTAAAATTACTTGTATCCTTGGTATGACTGACAACGCAGTTAACGAGCATGCAACAATGCCAGATGCAATTGTAAAAGCTAGAAATGGTCTCTCTGTTGAGATCTTAAATACAGACGCAGAAGGTAGACTCGTTCTTGCAGATTGTTTAGACTACGCTTGTGATCAAAAACCAGATGCAATCATCGACTCTGCAACTCTTACTGGAGCCGTTCTTGTTTCTCTTGGTAATCAAGTTTGTGGAATCATGGGTAACGATCAAAAACTTACAGACAAAATCTTAAAATCTGCAAAGAATACTGATGAGTACATGTGGCAACTTCCAATCATTCAAGAGTTTCACGATGACTTGAAATCCCCTGTGGCTGATCTTAAGAATATTGGTGGTTCAAGCTTTGGTGGTTCATCAAAAGCTGCTGCTTTCTTATCAAAGTTTGTTAAGAATGATATTCCATGGGCCCACCTTGATATCGCAGGAATTGGTGACAGCCAAGGTCATAAGGCCTACTGTCCGACAAAAGGTGCATCAGGGCTTATTGTTAGAACACTTGTTGATTTCCTAAAGAACGCATAATTAAAATTGCGCCTAGAAATTTTCTAGGCGCATATACACTTCTATGAAAAAACCACTCTTTAAAATTGTTTTAAATGCTCCAGAGATACCAGGTAATACTGGCTCTATTGGCAGAACGTGTGCGGCCCTAAATTTAGAGCTCATACTCATTCATCCACTTGGCTTTGATATCTCAGAGAAGGCCGTAAGGCGTGCAGGTCTCGACTACTGGGACTCAATCAAGATAAGTGAGTACCAAAGCTTCGATGAGTTTCTAGAGACTGAGAAGCCTAGTTTAGAAAAACTCTTCTTCTTCACAAAGAGTGCACAGAAAAATATTTTTGAAACAAGTATTCAAGAAGATTCATATTTAATTTTTGGAAGTGAAAGTACAGGTCTTCCAAAAGAACTATTATCTAAATACCCTAGCAATCAAATCTCTCTTCCAATTTTAAACGAAAACATTCGATCCCTAAATCTAGCAAGTATCGCAACCGCCGCAAGCTACGAAGCCATCCGCCAAATCCAATTCTCATAGGTACCACGCACCTTATGTTATGAGATATGCGTTAAGTAGTTAAATATACCATTAGGTACGTGGTACCTTTTGGCCTTTTGGGTGTGGAAATAAAAAAGGACCGCAAAAGCGGTCCTTAGATATTAACAAATTTTAAAATAAAATTAGAATTTGTAAGTCATCCCAACTCTTGTAAGAAGATTATCAAGAGCAAGAGTTCCTGTTTCAGCCTGAGCAGCTGCAGTTCTACTTGAACTAGTTAAACCAACAAATCCATCAATTGATAGGTTTCCAAATAATAAAGTTGCTCCAGTACTTACATTTGTACTATTTGCGATCTCAGCCTTACCATCTGTAGTTGAACCATTATAAGCTCCAAGCGCTGCATACTTAAGACCATTCGTTCCAGTCTCAGTTCCAACAACTGTGCCAAGGTTTTTAGACTCTGCCGTTCCCATCAAATTATGAGTAACAGATCCTCTAAGAACTAGCCAAGAAGTTGCTTGAGCCTCGTAACCTACAGTTAAAGGAAGAGCATTTCTTGTAAGCTCTGCTTTACCAGAAGCATACTCAAGTTCAACATTTAATGAGTTATACATTGCTTTAACGAATACAGTGTCTGTTTCATTAACTTTAATAGTTCTACCTGCTCCAACGAAGTATCTTGTAAAACCACCATCAGTCTTTACACCTGCAGCTTGGTTACCACCAGTCTGCTCCCAATCAAATTGCTTATAAGAAGCAAATACTTTTAGGTCATCAAATTTATATGAACCACCAAGTTGAAAACCAAGTTTTCCATCAAACTTTGTCGGAGTCGCAATATTTTTTCTTTCAGACTCAGAAGCAAGAGAGATATTTGCAAAAGCTTCCCACATATCTTTTTGAGCACCAAGTCTCATCGCCATCCCCTTATCTGAAGAGTTAGCAGCTGTGTTGGCTTCATTCTTATCATTTGTATAAACAAAGCTTGCACCCCATTTAATTCCTGAAGTAGTTTCAGAACCAACAAAGATATCAGTTTGGTTATCTGAACTAGCAAGGTAACCATTTGCAAAAGTGTCTGGAGAAGCTAGAACTCTTAAGAATGTAGAAACATTTGATTCGTTACCTAGATAGATACCATAAACAAAGTTTCCAGATCTCTTAAGAAAACCACCCATTGCCTTTGGAGAAGAATCAGTATCTAAGAATGATGAATTCCCTGCACCATTTCCACCCCATTCTAACATAAGAGTATCTGCATAGTTATTTACATAAGAAGCATTTGTAAAGATTGATCTAGAATCTTCAATGAAGTAATGATCTTCTGTTTCTTCACCTAATGCTAAAATTCTTGCTTTTGAAGCTAGTGCAGCTGTAGAAGTCAATCCCATGACTACGGCAGCAGTTAATCCTAAAATCTTTTTCATCCAGTTTTCTCCTGAAAAAGTTAATATTAATTTTAAATTAAATTCTTAGTTATATTGTCTGTGCTTAAAGTATTTCTGTCAAATTTTTTAAAGTAATTTACTTTTGATTTTCTTGCAAAAAAAAGCCCCGCATAAAGCAGGGCCATTTTTTATTTAAATTATTTTGTAATTTAAATTAGAACCAGTAAGTAACACCAACTCTTGTAAGCACGTTATCAAGTGCAAGAGTTCCGTTTTCTGACTGAGCCGCAGCATTTCTAGCGTGGCTAGTTGTACCGATTGATCCGTCAACTTTAAGCTTACCAAAGTTAAGAGTTGCACCAGCACTTACGTTAGTAGTGTTAGCTTTAGTATTCTTGTTAGTTGTAGTTGTCTTAACTTCTCTATTGTTAATAATAACATTTTGAGAAACAGAACCTCTAAGAGTTAACCATGAAGTTGCGTCAGCTTCGAAACCAAGAGTAAGTGGTAACGTAGTTTCTTTAGTTTCAGTAGTTGTAGTTGTTTTTGTTTCGTCTTTTTCAGAAACAAATTTAACATCCATATTTAATCTTGCAGTTGAAGATACTTCGTGAATTCTACCAACACCTACAGTAATAGCAGTGTAAGTTTGCTCAGTTTTTGCACCTGAAACAGTATCATCATATCCATCAGTGTCGTAATCAACAAAAATCTTAGTTCCATTTAGGTTGTAAGAAGCACCAAGGTTAAGACCGTTAGCTTCGAACTTGTCAGCTGCTGCTGCTCCACCTTTTGACTCATCAGAAAGGATAATGTTTGCGTAACCTTCAATGTCACCCATCATCATACCAAGACCTAGACCAAAGTTAGAATGTTCCTTCTTAAATGTACCAGCATTTTCAGTGTTACCATTTGCATAGTGAACTCTCGCTCCCCACTGAACACCCATGTCTCCACCAAAGAAAAGATCTAAAGCGTTATCGTGTGCCTGGTAAGCAGTTCTTGATGAGTTTTGAGAATCGATTTGAGATCCCATGTAAACACCGTAGTTAAACGATCCCATTTCTCTAAAGAATCCACCTTCTGCGTGTGGTGCAGTTGTTGAATCATCAGTAGTATTAGAAGCAGTTCCCCACTCAGTAGTGATGTAGTTCTTGTGAGTGTTTACTTTTGCAGCGTTTCTGAAGACGTTTCTTGCATCTTCTACGTAGAAAGAACCTCTGTCGTCATTTTGACCAAGAGCTTCTAATCTTGCTTTCGATGCGAAAGCACTTGTTGAAAGTACAGCTAAACCAGTTGCGATTAGGATTTGTTTTTTCATCCAATCTTCTCCTTGAAGTTTGAGATTACATTCCATGTGTAATCTTTTTTTATTAATATGCATAAACTGCAATAAAATATTTTTCTCAATTAATCTTAATTTTCATTGTCTTTAAAAAATTTGTCAACACCCTAAAATCATTTGTTTAAAAAAAACTAAGACAATAAATTCTTAACCTGTGACAAAACTTTCAACCCACGAGCGAGATGCGTCAAGCACGTACAGGAATCTGCGTCACTATTTTTATTCTGATCTTCATAGTAGAAAGGTGCACTACTGCTAA
The sequence above is a segment of the Halobacteriovorax sp. JY17 genome. Coding sequences within it:
- a CDS encoding tetratricopeptide repeat protein produces the protein MKFANKIFILTVLLAFTSCATRNKLSKTPEEKKAELFYSHGTSKLLQQNYREALKYLKQAYEINQKDTKILNNLGMSYYFLGQTATAFKYLNQSLEIDSKNSDALNNLGSLYFKNKEYDKSLKSYESVLKNLTYQHQYRTHYNIGLIHLIKGNKDKAKENFLLSNTQNQDYCPASFELGKLYLGEYRYNSALKWFKEASKGKCYENPEPIYMQAITYLQLEETFQAKAKFQEVIERFSSTRYSTLAHLKLKNMKSEQTLEKQASDKITPIKGKSSNQYDSPSF
- a CDS encoding helix-turn-helix domain-containing protein: MNTEQNSEEVSTNESVASNEVVSKMTIGEFLRSAREERNLSLKVISQHTKISVTILENIENNTFENLPSKAYVIGFVKSYSKTINLDEAECLKLLNEAYGGKPQPTTQSVQAPLKGTPPTNPPVEASSSKEIPSQYLTIAGVFVALVILFAIVINNTNNNPREEIVAEEQSLEKEVNQTPLVDVKPQEVSENTPLTQQPEVEEPSTEEEVVVAEETEPEPEPEVEVTATEPVKTEEIKVEETKKEIVEKKKEETKITLRSLPMPLYEISSDKEVYTYLPESIKAALIKDKQNIFINAVDGDTWITYKSDNDDIKKFVLSKGRTLLIRGDIVRIFLGNVNVARIFLNNKALEITSRSGVKSLIFPQEQAKNYKLPLFIYPKPGQVITSSEYEESLSN
- a CDS encoding leucyl aminopeptidase, which gives rise to MKYTLNLGAKEFSSDNVVLVSAFEKTIEAKGKTKESKAIVNTHWSKEIKAAFEKIKTSVDFTGTAGSTYTLHLENGTTVLVYGLGEKKAVTFETLRNHSAKIYKAIAAKYKEVAIQFDGFTIKSKADESLNAMVEGISLADYKFDRHFVTKTPAKLTEITFDSAAKKTGLKKLQKTLDDTLVVTESINVGRNFVNEAPNILRSTTYAKEVLEDIKGTKGVKSKVLGRAELKKEKMGLFLSVNDGSAYEPQLVHLTYTPSKMTKKTKHIALVGKGLVFDTGGYSLKPSGSMVNMKFDMAGSATVYSAFRAVAKLGLDVKITCILGMTDNAVNEHATMPDAIVKARNGLSVEILNTDAEGRLVLADCLDYACDQKPDAIIDSATLTGAVLVSLGNQVCGIMGNDQKLTDKILKSAKNTDEYMWQLPIIQEFHDDLKSPVADLKNIGGSSFGGSSKAAAFLSKFVKNDIPWAHLDIAGIGDSQGHKAYCPTKGASGLIVRTLVDFLKNA
- a CDS encoding tRNA (cytidine(34)-2'-O)-methyltransferase, yielding MKKPLFKIVLNAPEIPGNTGSIGRTCAALNLELILIHPLGFDISEKAVRRAGLDYWDSIKISEYQSFDEFLETEKPSLEKLFFFTKSAQKNIFETSIQEDSYLIFGSESTGLPKELLSKYPSNQISLPILNENIRSLNLASIATAASYEAIRQIQFS
- a CDS encoding LptF/LptG family permease, which encodes MLKITQRYLAVNFIAPFTMSLFFFVAFLLTFQLFRIIKIVISKGVEWTLVFELMGHIAISFIPMAVPLSCLFATIYTLNKLSEDSEIVAMRSFGLTKSKLFLPFLISALFIGACVYSLNNKVIPASKTQFKNTIVILTSRGVLTDIKEGQFFTEVAGVTLFADTVIDKGRKMYNVFIQQEGKGNLLEQVVTAKEGALIKMRNDEWSVPSVRLHLTNGTIVKRFKDSEKNLEKILFKEYDFPLASGGAVNNFVTKDGMRTNSELRKEIEAATKRAKEQKLSKRDTEVSMSKTKLELWSRINTPIQCIVFVLVGFALGIKHGRGKSKNTSGRALAVLLSYYTIFFLGVSLARKGIVPAYVVVFTPTILAAIVGGYFYKKLDWAS
- a CDS encoding TrkH family potassium uptake protein — its product is MVVFIPLLITWGDIEFAFWLASAHLLSSILALYDDVNEVKEEKVRNEQNLFQGLRLRPAQMVLFSFVGVIFLGTFLLMLPVSSVDGKSISFVDGLFMATSATCVTGLSTLSVQDNLSVFGQVVLLALIQIGGLSIMTLYSSMAILLGRSMRMKDRIIMQDLLDVSSLEELFAMIVNIIKYTFLIELWGGIVLTIAFTFEGFEFGKALYYGFFHSISAFCNAGFSLFNNSLESYAGSPLVNGTIAILIILGGLGFIVLKELSEVITKGKKLVRLGLHSKIVIVTTIVLTVVGTLFIFFGEFLNALDSYTLWEKMQISFFQSVTLRTAGFNTIPLTNLHKYTIYMMTLFMFIGGSPGSTAGGVKTTTLAILFYSIKSTLKGDKKVTVLDRRIPSPMVVRATALMFISILITSSFILILMKLEPEQSFLPIFFEVISASGTVGLTLGITPYLSMMGKIAVSLLMLIGRIGPLTLILAIGQRNRDKGKIDYPDGRIMIG